One segment of Hippopotamus amphibius kiboko isolate mHipAmp2 chromosome 2, mHipAmp2.hap2, whole genome shotgun sequence DNA contains the following:
- the STMN4 gene encoding stathmin-4 isoform X2, protein MTLAAYKEKMKELPLVSLFCSCFLADPLSKSAYKYEADTVDLNWCVISDMEVIELNKCTSGQSFEVILKPPSFDGVPEFNASLPRRRDPSLEEIQKKLEAAEERRKYQEAELLKHLAEKREHEREVIQKAIEENNNFIKMAKEKLAQKMESNKENREAHLAAMLERLQEKDKHAEEVRKNKELKEEASR, encoded by the exons ATGACCCTCGCAG CCTACAAAGAGAAGATGAAGGAGCTCCCACTGGTGTCTTTGTTCTGCTCCTGTTTCCTGGCTGATCCCCTGAGCAAGTCAGCCTATAAATATGAAG cagacacggTGGACCTGAACTGGTGTGTAATTTCCGACATGGAAGTCATCGAGCTGAACAAATGCACCTCGGGCCAGTCCTTCGAAGTCATCCTGAAGCCACCCTCCTTTGATGGGGTGCCCGAGTTCAATGCCTCCCTCCCCAGGAGGCGAGACCCATCGCTGGAAGAAATCCAGAAGAAACTAGAAGCGGCTGAGGAGCGAAGGAAG TACCAGGAAGCTGAGCTGCTGAAGCACCTGGCAGAGAAGCGAGAACATGAGCGGGAAGTGATCCAAAAAGCCATTGAGGAAAACAACAACTTCATCAAGATGGCAAAGGAGAAACTGGCCCAGAAAATGGAATCCAACAAGGAGAACCGGGAGGCCCACCTTGCCGCCATGTTGGAACGGCTGCAAGAGAAG GACAAGCACGCGGAGGAGGTGCGGAAAAACAAGGAGCTGAAGGAAGAGGCCTCCAGGTAA
- the STMN4 gene encoding stathmin-4 isoform X1, giving the protein MTLAAYKEKMKELPLVSLFCSCFLADPLSKSAYKYEGWCGRQCRRKDESQRRDSADWRERREQADTVDLNWCVISDMEVIELNKCTSGQSFEVILKPPSFDGVPEFNASLPRRRDPSLEEIQKKLEAAEERRKYQEAELLKHLAEKREHEREVIQKAIEENNNFIKMAKEKLAQKMESNKENREAHLAAMLERLQEKDKHAEEVRKNKELKEEASR; this is encoded by the exons ATGACCCTCGCAG CCTACAAAGAGAAGATGAAGGAGCTCCCACTGGTGTCTTTGTTCTGCTCCTGTTTCCTGGCTGATCCCCTGAGCAAGTCAGCCTATAAATATGAAG GCTGGTGTGGGAGACAGTGTAGGAGAAAAGATGAAAGCCAGCGGAGAGACAGTGCTgactggagagaaagaagagagcagg cagacacggTGGACCTGAACTGGTGTGTAATTTCCGACATGGAAGTCATCGAGCTGAACAAATGCACCTCGGGCCAGTCCTTCGAAGTCATCCTGAAGCCACCCTCCTTTGATGGGGTGCCCGAGTTCAATGCCTCCCTCCCCAGGAGGCGAGACCCATCGCTGGAAGAAATCCAGAAGAAACTAGAAGCGGCTGAGGAGCGAAGGAAG TACCAGGAAGCTGAGCTGCTGAAGCACCTGGCAGAGAAGCGAGAACATGAGCGGGAAGTGATCCAAAAAGCCATTGAGGAAAACAACAACTTCATCAAGATGGCAAAGGAGAAACTGGCCCAGAAAATGGAATCCAACAAGGAGAACCGGGAGGCCCACCTTGCCGCCATGTTGGAACGGCTGCAAGAGAAG GACAAGCACGCGGAGGAGGTGCGGAAAAACAAGGAGCTGAAGGAAGAGGCCTCCAGGTAA